One segment of Thunnus thynnus chromosome 19, fThuThy2.1, whole genome shotgun sequence DNA contains the following:
- the rpl37 gene encoding 60S ribosomal protein L37, protein MTKGTSSFGKRRNKTHTLCRRCGSKAYHLQKSTCGKCGYPEKRKRKYNWSAKAKRRNTTGTGRLRHLKVVYRRFRNGFREGTTPKPRRAAVAASSSS, encoded by the exons ATG ACGAAGGGGACATCATCTTTCGGTAAACGCCGGAACAAGACGCACACCCTGTGCCGTCGTTGCGGGTCCAAGGCCTACCACCTGCAGAAGTCCACCTGCGGCAAGTGTGGCTACCCTGAGAAGCGCAAGAGAAAGT aCAACTGGAGCGCTAAGGCCAAGAGGAGGAACACCACTGGCACCGGCCGTCTGAGACACCTGAAGGTCGTCTACCGCAGATTCAG GAATGGTTTCAGGGAAGGCACCACCCCCAAACCCAGACGTGCTGCAGTGGCCGCCTCCAGCTCATcctaa
- the st8sia5 gene encoding alpha-2,8-sialyltransferase 8E isoform X2, which yields MLRRRMGYSDPSSGKDILGNRSLCFIFICAFGLVTLLQQILYGKNYIKSAQQFSRLKGDETGNWTGPVNFSDDGSLKPARNGRKRCFRQHFQPDSQSSVIVTPCLADIKKNKRSQRYLENYDGSFDFNSTACRELRQEIMDVKVLTMVKTSELFERWRNLQVCRWEQSKEETSNFKMSLSRCCNAPSFLFTTKRNTPAGTKLRYEVDTSGILPITTEVFKMFPDDMPYSKSQYKKCAVIGNGGIIKNSKCGKEIDSADFVFRCNIPPINEKYSADVGTKTDLVTINPSIITERFQKLEKWRRPFYEVLQNYENSSVVLPAFYNTRNTDVSFRVKYMLDDFDSQRGVFFFHPQYLLNVQRFWAVQGVRAKRLSSGLMLVTAALEMCEEVHLYGFWAFPMNPSGIFITHHYYDNVKPRPGFHAMPHEIFNFIHMHTRGIIHVHTGQCT from the exons ATGCTGCGCCGAAGAATGGGATACTCCGACCCATCGTCGGGTAAAGATATACTAGGCAATAGATCtctttgtttcatatttatttgcGCATTTGGACTCGTGACACTATTGCAACAGATTCTCTATGGAAAAAACTACATCAAGAG TGCGCAACAGTTTAGCCGACTCAAAGGGGACGAGACAGGAAATTGGACCGGTCCTGTTAATTTCTCGGATGATGGATCTCTGAAGCCTGCCAGAAATGGAAGGAAAAG ATGTTTCCGTCAGCATTTTCAGCCTGATTCACAGAGCTCCGTAATAGTCACACCCTGCCTAGCCGATATTAAGAAGAACAAACGCTCACAAAG GTATTTGGAAAACTATGATGGCTCCTTTGACTTCAACTCCACTGCATGCAGGGAGCTCAGACAGGAGATTATGGACGTCAAAGTCCTGACAAT GGTGAAAACCTCAGAGCTGTTTGAGAGATGGCGAAACCTGCAGGTGTGTAGATGGGAGCAGAGCAAGGAGGAGACCAGCAACTTCAA GATGTCTCTGTCTCGCTGCTGTAATGCTCCTTCCTTTTTGTTCACCACCAAGAGGAACACTCCTGCAGGGACCAAGTTGAGATACGAGGTGGACACCAGTGGCATCCTTCCCATCACCACCGAAGTCTTCAAGATGTTCCCAGAT GATATGCCGTATTCCAAATCACAGTACAAGAAATGTGCTGTTATTGGAAATGGTGGCATCATCAAGAACAGCAAATGTGGAAAGGAAATTGATTCAGCAGATTTTGTGTTCAG ATGCAACATACCACCCATTAATGAGAAGTACTCAGCCGATGTTGGCACCAAAACAGATCTGGTGACAATAAACCCAAGCATTATTACTGAgag ATTTCAGAAGCTGGAGAAATGGCGAAGACCATTTTACGAAGTACTCCAGAATTATGAGAACTCCTCAGTGGTTCTTCCTGCCTTCTACAACACCCGCAACACTGACGTATCTTTCAGAGTCAAGTATATGCTGGATGACTTCGATTCCCAGAGAGGCGTGTTCTTCTTCCACCCGCAGTACCTGCTCAACGTGCAGCGTTTCTGGGCGGTGCAGGGCGTCCGGGCCAAGCGCCTCAGCAGCGGCCTGATGCTCGTCACCGCCGCGTTAGAGATGTGTGAGGAAGTCCACCTCTACGGTTTCTGGGCGTTTCCCATGAACCCCTCCGGCATCTTCATCACTCACCATTACTACGACAACGTCAAGCCACGGCCTGGCTTCCACGCAATGCCTCATGAAATTTTCAACTTCATTCACATGCATACTCGTGGGATCATTCATGTACACACAGGGCAGTGCACGTGA
- the st8sia5 gene encoding alpha-2,8-sialyltransferase 8E isoform X1 produces the protein MLRRRMGYSDPSSGKDILGNRSLCFIFICAFGLVTLLQQILYGKNYIKSAQQFSRLKGDETGNWTGPVNFSDDGSLKPARNGRKRCFRQHFQPDSQSSVIVTPCLADIKKNKRSQRYLENYDGSFDFNSTACRELRQEIMDVKVLTIDMVNQKKHGRGYPSSFHKSLCLSARVKTSELFERWRNLQVCRWEQSKEETSNFKMSLSRCCNAPSFLFTTKRNTPAGTKLRYEVDTSGILPITTEVFKMFPDDMPYSKSQYKKCAVIGNGGIIKNSKCGKEIDSADFVFRCNIPPINEKYSADVGTKTDLVTINPSIITERFQKLEKWRRPFYEVLQNYENSSVVLPAFYNTRNTDVSFRVKYMLDDFDSQRGVFFFHPQYLLNVQRFWAVQGVRAKRLSSGLMLVTAALEMCEEVHLYGFWAFPMNPSGIFITHHYYDNVKPRPGFHAMPHEIFNFIHMHTRGIIHVHTGQCT, from the exons ATGCTGCGCCGAAGAATGGGATACTCCGACCCATCGTCGGGTAAAGATATACTAGGCAATAGATCtctttgtttcatatttatttgcGCATTTGGACTCGTGACACTATTGCAACAGATTCTCTATGGAAAAAACTACATCAAGAG TGCGCAACAGTTTAGCCGACTCAAAGGGGACGAGACAGGAAATTGGACCGGTCCTGTTAATTTCTCGGATGATGGATCTCTGAAGCCTGCCAGAAATGGAAGGAAAAG ATGTTTCCGTCAGCATTTTCAGCCTGATTCACAGAGCTCCGTAATAGTCACACCCTGCCTAGCCGATATTAAGAAGAACAAACGCTCACAAAG GTATTTGGAAAACTATGATGGCTCCTTTGACTTCAACTCCACTGCATGCAGGGAGCTCAGACAGGAGATTATGGACGTCAAAGTCCTGACAAT AGACATGGTTAATCAGAAAAAACATGGCCGTGGGTATCCTTCCTCATTCCACaagtctctctgcctgtctgccaGGGTGAAAACCTCAGAGCTGTTTGAGAGATGGCGAAACCTGCAGGTGTGTAGATGGGAGCAGAGCAAGGAGGAGACCAGCAACTTCAA GATGTCTCTGTCTCGCTGCTGTAATGCTCCTTCCTTTTTGTTCACCACCAAGAGGAACACTCCTGCAGGGACCAAGTTGAGATACGAGGTGGACACCAGTGGCATCCTTCCCATCACCACCGAAGTCTTCAAGATGTTCCCAGAT GATATGCCGTATTCCAAATCACAGTACAAGAAATGTGCTGTTATTGGAAATGGTGGCATCATCAAGAACAGCAAATGTGGAAAGGAAATTGATTCAGCAGATTTTGTGTTCAG ATGCAACATACCACCCATTAATGAGAAGTACTCAGCCGATGTTGGCACCAAAACAGATCTGGTGACAATAAACCCAAGCATTATTACTGAgag ATTTCAGAAGCTGGAGAAATGGCGAAGACCATTTTACGAAGTACTCCAGAATTATGAGAACTCCTCAGTGGTTCTTCCTGCCTTCTACAACACCCGCAACACTGACGTATCTTTCAGAGTCAAGTATATGCTGGATGACTTCGATTCCCAGAGAGGCGTGTTCTTCTTCCACCCGCAGTACCTGCTCAACGTGCAGCGTTTCTGGGCGGTGCAGGGCGTCCGGGCCAAGCGCCTCAGCAGCGGCCTGATGCTCGTCACCGCCGCGTTAGAGATGTGTGAGGAAGTCCACCTCTACGGTTTCTGGGCGTTTCCCATGAACCCCTCCGGCATCTTCATCACTCACCATTACTACGACAACGTCAAGCCACGGCCTGGCTTCCACGCAATGCCTCATGAAATTTTCAACTTCATTCACATGCATACTCGTGGGATCATTCATGTACACACAGGGCAGTGCACGTGA
- the st8sia5 gene encoding alpha-2,8-sialyltransferase 8E isoform X3, whose protein sequence is MLRRRMGYSDPSSGKDILGNRSLCFIFICAFGLVTLLQQILYGKNYIKSAQQFSRLKGDETGNWTGPVNFSDDGSLKPARNGRKRYLENYDGSFDFNSTACRELRQEIMDVKVLTIDMVNQKKHGRGYPSSFHKSLCLSARVKTSELFERWRNLQVCRWEQSKEETSNFKMSLSRCCNAPSFLFTTKRNTPAGTKLRYEVDTSGILPITTEVFKMFPDDMPYSKSQYKKCAVIGNGGIIKNSKCGKEIDSADFVFRCNIPPINEKYSADVGTKTDLVTINPSIITERFQKLEKWRRPFYEVLQNYENSSVVLPAFYNTRNTDVSFRVKYMLDDFDSQRGVFFFHPQYLLNVQRFWAVQGVRAKRLSSGLMLVTAALEMCEEVHLYGFWAFPMNPSGIFITHHYYDNVKPRPGFHAMPHEIFNFIHMHTRGIIHVHTGQCT, encoded by the exons ATGCTGCGCCGAAGAATGGGATACTCCGACCCATCGTCGGGTAAAGATATACTAGGCAATAGATCtctttgtttcatatttatttgcGCATTTGGACTCGTGACACTATTGCAACAGATTCTCTATGGAAAAAACTACATCAAGAG TGCGCAACAGTTTAGCCGACTCAAAGGGGACGAGACAGGAAATTGGACCGGTCCTGTTAATTTCTCGGATGATGGATCTCTGAAGCCTGCCAGAAATGGAAGGAAAAG GTATTTGGAAAACTATGATGGCTCCTTTGACTTCAACTCCACTGCATGCAGGGAGCTCAGACAGGAGATTATGGACGTCAAAGTCCTGACAAT AGACATGGTTAATCAGAAAAAACATGGCCGTGGGTATCCTTCCTCATTCCACaagtctctctgcctgtctgccaGGGTGAAAACCTCAGAGCTGTTTGAGAGATGGCGAAACCTGCAGGTGTGTAGATGGGAGCAGAGCAAGGAGGAGACCAGCAACTTCAA GATGTCTCTGTCTCGCTGCTGTAATGCTCCTTCCTTTTTGTTCACCACCAAGAGGAACACTCCTGCAGGGACCAAGTTGAGATACGAGGTGGACACCAGTGGCATCCTTCCCATCACCACCGAAGTCTTCAAGATGTTCCCAGAT GATATGCCGTATTCCAAATCACAGTACAAGAAATGTGCTGTTATTGGAAATGGTGGCATCATCAAGAACAGCAAATGTGGAAAGGAAATTGATTCAGCAGATTTTGTGTTCAG ATGCAACATACCACCCATTAATGAGAAGTACTCAGCCGATGTTGGCACCAAAACAGATCTGGTGACAATAAACCCAAGCATTATTACTGAgag ATTTCAGAAGCTGGAGAAATGGCGAAGACCATTTTACGAAGTACTCCAGAATTATGAGAACTCCTCAGTGGTTCTTCCTGCCTTCTACAACACCCGCAACACTGACGTATCTTTCAGAGTCAAGTATATGCTGGATGACTTCGATTCCCAGAGAGGCGTGTTCTTCTTCCACCCGCAGTACCTGCTCAACGTGCAGCGTTTCTGGGCGGTGCAGGGCGTCCGGGCCAAGCGCCTCAGCAGCGGCCTGATGCTCGTCACCGCCGCGTTAGAGATGTGTGAGGAAGTCCACCTCTACGGTTTCTGGGCGTTTCCCATGAACCCCTCCGGCATCTTCATCACTCACCATTACTACGACAACGTCAAGCCACGGCCTGGCTTCCACGCAATGCCTCATGAAATTTTCAACTTCATTCACATGCATACTCGTGGGATCATTCATGTACACACAGGGCAGTGCACGTGA
- the st8sia5 gene encoding alpha-2,8-sialyltransferase 8E isoform X4 has product MLRRRMGYSDPSSGKDILGNRSLCFIFICAFGLVTLLQQILYGKNYIKSAQQFSRLKGDETGNWTGPVNFSDDGSLKPARNGRKRYLENYDGSFDFNSTACRELRQEIMDVKVLTMVKTSELFERWRNLQVCRWEQSKEETSNFKMSLSRCCNAPSFLFTTKRNTPAGTKLRYEVDTSGILPITTEVFKMFPDDMPYSKSQYKKCAVIGNGGIIKNSKCGKEIDSADFVFRCNIPPINEKYSADVGTKTDLVTINPSIITERFQKLEKWRRPFYEVLQNYENSSVVLPAFYNTRNTDVSFRVKYMLDDFDSQRGVFFFHPQYLLNVQRFWAVQGVRAKRLSSGLMLVTAALEMCEEVHLYGFWAFPMNPSGIFITHHYYDNVKPRPGFHAMPHEIFNFIHMHTRGIIHVHTGQCT; this is encoded by the exons ATGCTGCGCCGAAGAATGGGATACTCCGACCCATCGTCGGGTAAAGATATACTAGGCAATAGATCtctttgtttcatatttatttgcGCATTTGGACTCGTGACACTATTGCAACAGATTCTCTATGGAAAAAACTACATCAAGAG TGCGCAACAGTTTAGCCGACTCAAAGGGGACGAGACAGGAAATTGGACCGGTCCTGTTAATTTCTCGGATGATGGATCTCTGAAGCCTGCCAGAAATGGAAGGAAAAG GTATTTGGAAAACTATGATGGCTCCTTTGACTTCAACTCCACTGCATGCAGGGAGCTCAGACAGGAGATTATGGACGTCAAAGTCCTGACAAT GGTGAAAACCTCAGAGCTGTTTGAGAGATGGCGAAACCTGCAGGTGTGTAGATGGGAGCAGAGCAAGGAGGAGACCAGCAACTTCAA GATGTCTCTGTCTCGCTGCTGTAATGCTCCTTCCTTTTTGTTCACCACCAAGAGGAACACTCCTGCAGGGACCAAGTTGAGATACGAGGTGGACACCAGTGGCATCCTTCCCATCACCACCGAAGTCTTCAAGATGTTCCCAGAT GATATGCCGTATTCCAAATCACAGTACAAGAAATGTGCTGTTATTGGAAATGGTGGCATCATCAAGAACAGCAAATGTGGAAAGGAAATTGATTCAGCAGATTTTGTGTTCAG ATGCAACATACCACCCATTAATGAGAAGTACTCAGCCGATGTTGGCACCAAAACAGATCTGGTGACAATAAACCCAAGCATTATTACTGAgag ATTTCAGAAGCTGGAGAAATGGCGAAGACCATTTTACGAAGTACTCCAGAATTATGAGAACTCCTCAGTGGTTCTTCCTGCCTTCTACAACACCCGCAACACTGACGTATCTTTCAGAGTCAAGTATATGCTGGATGACTTCGATTCCCAGAGAGGCGTGTTCTTCTTCCACCCGCAGTACCTGCTCAACGTGCAGCGTTTCTGGGCGGTGCAGGGCGTCCGGGCCAAGCGCCTCAGCAGCGGCCTGATGCTCGTCACCGCCGCGTTAGAGATGTGTGAGGAAGTCCACCTCTACGGTTTCTGGGCGTTTCCCATGAACCCCTCCGGCATCTTCATCACTCACCATTACTACGACAACGTCAAGCCACGGCCTGGCTTCCACGCAATGCCTCATGAAATTTTCAACTTCATTCACATGCATACTCGTGGGATCATTCATGTACACACAGGGCAGTGCACGTGA